The following coding sequences lie in one Equus asinus isolate D_3611 breed Donkey chromosome 1, EquAss-T2T_v2, whole genome shotgun sequence genomic window:
- the HBP1 gene encoding HMG box-containing protein 1 isoform X2 → MGKGKARVAVPQPNEGAKELGGGSTLGGLRGGGRRSLKDLVMATGLSEHHNMVWEVKTNQMPNAVQKLLLVMDKRASGMNDSLELLQCNENLPSSPGYNSCDEHMELDDLPELQAVQSDPTPSAIYQLSSDVSHQEYPRPSWNQNTSDISENTYRENEVDWLTELANIATSPQSPLMQCSFYNRSSPVHIIATSKSLHSYARPPPVSSSKSEPAFPHHHWKEETPVRHERANSESESGIFCMSSLSDDDDLGWCNSWPSTAWHCFLKGTRLCFHKGSNKEWQDVEDFARTEGCDNEDDLQMGTHKGYGSDGLKLLSHEESVSFGESVLKLTFDPGTVEDGLLTVECKLDHPFYVKNKGWSSFYPSLTVVQHGIPCCEIHVGDVCLPPGHPDAINFDDSGVFDTFKSYDFTPMDSSAVYVLSSMARQRRASLTCGGPGGQDFARSGFSKNCGSPGSSQLSSSSLYAKAVKNHSSGTVSATSPNKCKRPMNAFMLFAKKYRVEYTQMYPGKDNRAISVILGDRWKKMKNEERRMYTLEAKALAEEQKRLNPDCWKRKRTNSGSQQH, encoded by the exons ATGGGGAAGGGGAAGGCCCGAGTGGCAGTCCCGCAGCCCAATGAGGGAGCGAAAGAGCTGGGAGGAGGCTCAACCCTCGGGgggttgaggggagggggaagacgGAGCTTGAAAGACTTGGTAATGGCGACGGGTTTG tcggAGCACCATAACATGGTGTGGGAAGTGAAGACAAATCAGATGCCTAATGCAGTACAGAAACTCCTGCTGGTAATGGACAAGAGAGCTTCAGGAATGAATGACTCATTGGAGTTGCTGCAGTGTAATGAAAATTTGCCATCTTCACCTGGGTACAACTCCTGTGACGAGCACATGGAGCTTG ATGACCTTCCTGAGCTTCAGGCTGTTCAGAGCGATCCTACCCCATCTGCCATCTACCAGCTCAGTTCAGATGTTTCACATCAAGAATATCCAAGGCCATCTTGGAACCAGAATACCTCAGACATATCAGAAAATACCTACCGTGAAAATGAGGTGGATTGGCTAACGGAATTAGCAAATATCGCCACCAGTCCACAGAGCCCACTGATGCAATGCTCGTTTTACAACAG ATCATCTCCTGTACACATCATAGCTACTAGCAAAAGTTTACATTCCTATGCGCGCCCTCCACCAGTGTCCTCTTCCAAGAGCGAGCCAGCCTTCCCGCATCACCATTGGAAGGAGGAAACACCAGTGAGACATGAAAGG gcAAACAGTGAGTCAGAATCTGGCATTTTCTGCATGTCCTCCCTCTCAGATGATGATGATTTGGGATGGTGCAATTCCTGGCCTTCAACTGCTTGGCACTGTTTTTTGAAAG GCACACGACTGTGCTTTCATAAGGGAAGCAATAAGGAGTGGCAGGATGTCGAAGATTTTGCTAGAACCGAAGGCTGTGATAATGAGGACGATCTCCAAATGGGCACTCACAag GGCTATGGTTCTGATGGTCTAAAGTTGTTATCACATGAAGAAAGTGTCTCATTTGGCGAGTCTGTACTGAAGTTGACTTTTGATCCTGGTACAGTAGAAGATGGTTTACTTACTGTAGAGTGTAAACTGGACCACCCTTtctatgttaaaaataaag GTTGGTCGTCGTTTTATCCCAGCTTGACTGTGGTACAGCATGGCATTCCATGTTGTGAAATTCACGTTGGTGATGTATGTCTACCTCCCGGACACCCCGATGCCATTAATTTTGATGATTCAGGTGTTTTTGATACATTTAAAAG cTATGACTTCACGCCTATGGATTCTTCCGCAGTCTATGTGCTAAGTAGTATGGCCCGTCAGCGCCGTGCGTCTTTGACTTGTGGAGGACCTGGAGGTCAAGACTTTGCAAGATCTGGATTCAGTAAAAACTGTGGCTCACCTGGGTCCTCACAGCTCTCTTCCAGTTCTCTGTACGCTAAAGCTGTCAAAAACCACAGCTCAGGGACTGTGAGCGCCACTTCTCCTAACAAATGCAAAAGACCAATGAATGCCTTCATGCTTTTTGCCAAAAAATACAGAGTCGAATACACTCAGATGTATCCAGGGAAAGATAACAG
- the HBP1 gene encoding HMG box-containing protein 1 isoform X1 encodes MATGLFFSKRKWSHSVFGVLLSSSIVLLCSQSCFEIHVEVDEVCGNALHMSEHHNMVWEVKTNQMPNAVQKLLLVMDKRASGMNDSLELLQCNENLPSSPGYNSCDEHMELDDLPELQAVQSDPTPSAIYQLSSDVSHQEYPRPSWNQNTSDISENTYRENEVDWLTELANIATSPQSPLMQCSFYNRSSPVHIIATSKSLHSYARPPPVSSSKSEPAFPHHHWKEETPVRHERANSESESGIFCMSSLSDDDDLGWCNSWPSTAWHCFLKGTRLCFHKGSNKEWQDVEDFARTEGCDNEDDLQMGTHKGYGSDGLKLLSHEESVSFGESVLKLTFDPGTVEDGLLTVECKLDHPFYVKNKGWSSFYPSLTVVQHGIPCCEIHVGDVCLPPGHPDAINFDDSGVFDTFKSYDFTPMDSSAVYVLSSMARQRRASLTCGGPGGQDFARSGFSKNCGSPGSSQLSSSSLYAKAVKNHSSGTVSATSPNKCKRPMNAFMLFAKKYRVEYTQMYPGKDNRAISVILGDRWKKMKNEERRMYTLEAKALAEEQKRLNPDCWKRKRTNSGSQQH; translated from the exons ATGGCGACGGGTTTG ttcttttcaaaaagaaaatggtcCCATTCAGTCTTTGGAGTCCTCTTGTCCTCATCCATAGTACTACTTTGTTCACAGAGCTGTTTTGAGATTCATGTGGAAGTAGATGAAGTATGTGGAAATGCTCTGCACATG tcggAGCACCATAACATGGTGTGGGAAGTGAAGACAAATCAGATGCCTAATGCAGTACAGAAACTCCTGCTGGTAATGGACAAGAGAGCTTCAGGAATGAATGACTCATTGGAGTTGCTGCAGTGTAATGAAAATTTGCCATCTTCACCTGGGTACAACTCCTGTGACGAGCACATGGAGCTTG ATGACCTTCCTGAGCTTCAGGCTGTTCAGAGCGATCCTACCCCATCTGCCATCTACCAGCTCAGTTCAGATGTTTCACATCAAGAATATCCAAGGCCATCTTGGAACCAGAATACCTCAGACATATCAGAAAATACCTACCGTGAAAATGAGGTGGATTGGCTAACGGAATTAGCAAATATCGCCACCAGTCCACAGAGCCCACTGATGCAATGCTCGTTTTACAACAG ATCATCTCCTGTACACATCATAGCTACTAGCAAAAGTTTACATTCCTATGCGCGCCCTCCACCAGTGTCCTCTTCCAAGAGCGAGCCAGCCTTCCCGCATCACCATTGGAAGGAGGAAACACCAGTGAGACATGAAAGG gcAAACAGTGAGTCAGAATCTGGCATTTTCTGCATGTCCTCCCTCTCAGATGATGATGATTTGGGATGGTGCAATTCCTGGCCTTCAACTGCTTGGCACTGTTTTTTGAAAG GCACACGACTGTGCTTTCATAAGGGAAGCAATAAGGAGTGGCAGGATGTCGAAGATTTTGCTAGAACCGAAGGCTGTGATAATGAGGACGATCTCCAAATGGGCACTCACAag GGCTATGGTTCTGATGGTCTAAAGTTGTTATCACATGAAGAAAGTGTCTCATTTGGCGAGTCTGTACTGAAGTTGACTTTTGATCCTGGTACAGTAGAAGATGGTTTACTTACTGTAGAGTGTAAACTGGACCACCCTTtctatgttaaaaataaag GTTGGTCGTCGTTTTATCCCAGCTTGACTGTGGTACAGCATGGCATTCCATGTTGTGAAATTCACGTTGGTGATGTATGTCTACCTCCCGGACACCCCGATGCCATTAATTTTGATGATTCAGGTGTTTTTGATACATTTAAAAG cTATGACTTCACGCCTATGGATTCTTCCGCAGTCTATGTGCTAAGTAGTATGGCCCGTCAGCGCCGTGCGTCTTTGACTTGTGGAGGACCTGGAGGTCAAGACTTTGCAAGATCTGGATTCAGTAAAAACTGTGGCTCACCTGGGTCCTCACAGCTCTCTTCCAGTTCTCTGTACGCTAAAGCTGTCAAAAACCACAGCTCAGGGACTGTGAGCGCCACTTCTCCTAACAAATGCAAAAGACCAATGAATGCCTTCATGCTTTTTGCCAAAAAATACAGAGTCGAATACACTCAGATGTATCCAGGGAAAGATAACAG